A genomic segment from Curtobacterium sp. MCSS17_007 encodes:
- the rpsT gene encoding 30S ribosomal protein S20: MANIKSQMKRIKTNLKAQERNKAYRSELKTVIRHTNEAVATGDKDKATAALALASKKLDKAVSKGVIHKNQAANRKSAIAKKVSAL, translated from the coding sequence ATGGCGAACATCAAGTCGCAGATGAAGCGCATCAAGACGAACCTCAAGGCCCAGGAGCGCAACAAGGCCTACCGCTCGGAGCTCAAGACGGTCATCCGTCACACGAACGAGGCCGTTGCCACCGGCGACAAGGACAAGGCCACCGCGGCCCTCGCCCTCGCGTCGAAGAAGCTCGACAAGGCCGTCAGCAAGGGCGTCATCCACAAGAACCAGGCGGCGAACCGCAAGTCGGCCATCGCCAAGAAGGTCTCCGCGCTCTGA
- a CDS encoding aminotransferase class I/II-fold pyridoxal phosphate-dependent enzyme: protein MPSLAPRIDTVPTSGIRRVYEQAALLQSDGTDVAMLVIGEPDVPVAPHIGEAARRAWTEDRTDYTPNGGIAPLRTALRDKLRRENRIDVDLEQVWVTVGATQALFQAMTLVLSPGDEVLVPDPGYTTFTMNAHIIGATPVPYRLEPQHDFEPDLEAVEASITERTRAIVVNSPSNPLGSVFGEDTLRALLALAKRHDLWIISDEVYEYFTHGSRHVSIASLDEDDRVFTAFSLSKTYAMTGVRVGYLVTPKGLGPTMRTVQEAMISCVAEPDQWAALAAVVGDHQAVQDAREHYRVNLAVAKEVLDAAGIRYLDPRGAFYLWVDVSHATGGDVAEWALALLHREHVAVAPGSAFGRSGEGWIRVCLAATPEDLRRGLGALPAPVAASV from the coding sequence GTGCCCTCCCTCGCCCCGCGCATCGACACCGTCCCCACCTCCGGCATACGCCGCGTGTACGAGCAGGCAGCCCTGCTGCAGTCGGACGGCACCGACGTCGCGATGCTCGTGATCGGTGAGCCCGACGTGCCCGTCGCTCCGCACATCGGGGAAGCCGCGCGCCGGGCCTGGACCGAGGACCGGACCGACTACACGCCCAACGGCGGGATCGCCCCGCTCCGCACGGCGCTCCGCGACAAGCTCCGCCGTGAGAACCGCATCGACGTCGACCTCGAGCAGGTCTGGGTGACGGTGGGTGCGACGCAGGCGCTCTTCCAGGCGATGACGCTCGTGCTGAGCCCCGGCGACGAGGTCCTCGTGCCGGACCCCGGCTACACGACCTTCACGATGAACGCGCACATCATCGGCGCGACCCCGGTGCCGTACCGGCTCGAGCCGCAGCACGACTTCGAGCCCGACCTCGAGGCGGTCGAGGCGAGCATCACGGAGCGCACCCGCGCGATCGTCGTGAACTCGCCCTCGAACCCGCTGGGCTCCGTCTTCGGGGAGGACACCCTCCGCGCCCTGCTCGCCCTCGCGAAGCGGCACGACCTCTGGATCATCAGCGACGAGGTCTACGAGTACTTCACGCACGGCAGCCGCCACGTCAGCATCGCCTCGCTCGACGAGGACGACCGCGTCTTCACCGCCTTCTCACTGAGCAAGACCTACGCCATGACCGGGGTCCGGGTCGGGTACCTCGTGACGCCGAAGGGCCTCGGCCCGACGATGCGCACGGTCCAGGAGGCGATGATCAGCTGCGTCGCGGAGCCGGACCAGTGGGCCGCCCTCGCGGCGGTCGTCGGGGACCACCAGGCGGTGCAGGACGCCCGGGAGCACTACCGCGTGAACCTCGCCGTGGCGAAGGAGGTCCTCGACGCCGCCGGCATCCGGTACCTCGACCCGCGTGGTGCCTTCTACCTGTGGGTGGACGTCTCCCACGCGACCGGCGGTGACGTCGCCGAGTGGGCCCTCGCCCTCCTGCACCGCGAGCACGTTGCGGTCGCGCCGGGCAGCGCGTTCGGTCGGTCCGGCGAGGGCTGGATCCGCGTCTGCCTCGCGGCCACACCGGAGGACCTCCGCCGTGGCCTCGGCGCGCTGCCGGCGCCCGTCGCTGCGTCCGTCTGA
- the lepA gene encoding translation elongation factor 4 yields the protein MSPQASAPLEPAATPAEAIRNFCIIAHIDHGKSTLADRMLQITGIVEERAMRAQYLDRMDIERERGITIKSQAVRMPWELDGKTFALNMIDTPGHVDFSYEVSRSLAACEGAILLVDAAQGIEAQTLANLYLALENDLEIIPVLNKIDLPAADPDKYAAELAQLIGGKPEDVLRVSGKTGVGVPELLDRVVGTVPAPVGTVDAEPRAMIFDSVYDSYRGVVTYVRMIDGTIKPREKIQMMSTRTTHEILEIGVSSPEPKPTKGLSVGEVGYLITGVKDVRQSKVGDTVTSAQRPATEALPGYTDPKPMVFSGLYPIDGSDYPDLREALDKLKLSDAALVYEPETSVALGFGFRCGFLGLLHLEIITERLSREFGLDLITTAPSVVYEVTNEDNSVTEVTNPSEFPGGRIVEVREPMVRAAILAPKDYVGAIMELCQSRRGSLLGMEYLGEDRVEIRYEMPLGEIVFDFFDQLKSKTQGYASLDYEPTGDQAADLVKVDILLQGEQVDAFSAIVHRDKAYAYGTLMTERLRKLIPRQQFEVPIQAAIGARIIARESIRAMRKDVLAKCYGGDITRKRKLLEKQKEGKKRMKMVGRVEVPQEAFIAALSGDVEEKKK from the coding sequence GTGAGCCCACAAGCATCCGCGCCGCTCGAGCCCGCCGCGACCCCGGCCGAGGCGATCCGCAACTTCTGCATCATCGCGCACATCGACCACGGCAAGTCCACGCTGGCCGACCGCATGCTGCAGATCACCGGCATCGTCGAGGAGCGGGCGATGCGCGCGCAGTACCTCGACCGCATGGACATCGAGCGCGAGCGCGGCATCACGATCAAGTCGCAGGCCGTCCGCATGCCGTGGGAGCTCGACGGGAAGACCTTCGCGCTGAACATGATCGACACCCCCGGTCACGTGGACTTCTCGTACGAGGTGTCGCGGTCCCTCGCGGCGTGCGAGGGCGCGATCCTGCTCGTCGACGCGGCACAGGGCATCGAGGCCCAGACGCTCGCCAACCTGTACCTGGCACTCGAGAACGACCTCGAGATCATCCCGGTCCTCAACAAGATCGACCTGCCGGCGGCCGACCCGGACAAGTACGCGGCCGAGCTCGCGCAGCTGATCGGCGGCAAGCCGGAGGACGTGCTCCGGGTGTCCGGCAAGACCGGGGTCGGCGTCCCCGAGCTGCTCGACCGGGTCGTCGGTACGGTCCCCGCCCCGGTCGGCACCGTGGACGCCGAGCCCCGCGCGATGATCTTCGACTCCGTGTACGACAGCTACCGCGGTGTGGTCACCTACGTGCGCATGATCGACGGCACGATCAAGCCGCGCGAGAAGATCCAGATGATGTCGACGCGCACCACGCACGAGATCCTCGAGATCGGCGTCTCCAGCCCCGAGCCGAAGCCGACGAAGGGGCTCTCCGTCGGCGAGGTCGGCTACCTGATCACCGGCGTGAAGGACGTGCGGCAGTCCAAGGTCGGCGACACCGTCACGAGCGCGCAGCGCCCCGCGACCGAGGCGCTGCCGGGCTACACCGACCCGAAGCCGATGGTCTTCTCCGGGCTGTACCCGATCGACGGTTCGGACTACCCGGACCTGCGCGAGGCGCTCGACAAGCTCAAGCTGTCCGACGCGGCCCTGGTCTACGAGCCCGAGACCTCCGTCGCGCTCGGCTTCGGCTTCCGCTGTGGCTTCCTCGGCCTGCTGCACCTCGAGATCATCACCGAGCGGCTCTCGCGCGAGTTCGGCCTCGACCTCATCACGACGGCGCCCAGCGTCGTCTACGAGGTCACGAACGAGGACAACTCGGTCACCGAGGTCACCAACCCGTCCGAGTTCCCCGGCGGTCGCATCGTCGAGGTCCGTGAGCCGATGGTCCGCGCGGCCATCCTCGCGCCGAAGGACTACGTCGGCGCGATCATGGAGCTCTGCCAGTCGCGTCGCGGCTCCCTGCTCGGCATGGAGTACCTGGGCGAGGACCGCGTCGAGATCCGCTACGAGATGCCGCTCGGCGAGATCGTCTTCGACTTCTTCGACCAGCTGAAGAGCAAGACGCAGGGCTACGCGTCGCTCGACTACGAGCCCACCGGCGACCAGGCGGCGGACCTCGTCAAGGTCGACATCCTGCTGCAGGGCGAGCAGGTCGACGCGTTCAGCGCGATCGTGCACCGCGACAAGGCCTACGCGTACGGCACGCTCATGACCGAGCGGCTGCGCAAGCTCATCCCGCGCCAGCAGTTCGAGGTACCGATCCAGGCCGCCATCGGTGCACGCATCATCGCGCGCGAGAGCATCCGCGCCATGCGCAAGGACGTCCTGGCGAAGTGCTACGGCGGTGACATCACCCGCAAGCGCAAGCTCCTCGAGAAGCAGAAGGAGGGCAAGAAGCGCATGAAGATGGTCGGCCGGGTCGAGGTCCCGCAGGAAGCCTTCATCGCCGCCCTCTCGGGGGACGTCGAGGAGAAGAAGAAGTAG
- a CDS encoding DUF1990 domain-containing protein has translation MSSRGSYRTALTYGAVGATQAADLMTYPPEGFTPAESRARIGHGDARFETAVTQALTWQIQERSGVRVHVEDQPDDDEVRYNPVTFDEHGVPVAPASIGTPRVEKFAADGTPLLTAGTTATLEMHAFGQTVHAPVRVVSIIDEADRKGFAYGTLEGHPLSGEESFVVERTSDGSVWLQVRQFSQPASRKWALVAPLLRRQQRVMAAKYLAALRGD, from the coding sequence ATGAGTTCCCGCGGCAGCTACCGGACCGCCCTGACCTACGGCGCCGTCGGTGCCACGCAGGCGGCGGACCTCATGACGTACCCGCCGGAGGGCTTCACCCCGGCGGAGTCCCGGGCACGGATCGGTCACGGCGACGCGCGCTTCGAGACCGCGGTCACGCAGGCCCTGACGTGGCAGATCCAGGAGCGCAGCGGTGTCCGCGTGCACGTCGAGGACCAGCCCGACGACGACGAGGTCCGCTACAACCCGGTGACGTTCGACGAGCACGGCGTCCCGGTCGCGCCCGCCTCGATCGGCACGCCCCGTGTCGAGAAGTTCGCCGCCGACGGTACGCCGTTGCTGACGGCGGGCACGACGGCGACGCTCGAGATGCACGCCTTCGGGCAGACGGTCCACGCGCCGGTCCGCGTCGTGTCGATCATCGACGAGGCCGACCGCAAGGGCTTCGCCTACGGCACGCTCGAGGGGCACCCGCTCTCGGGCGAGGAGTCGTTCGTGGTCGAGCGGACGAGCGACGGATCGGTCTGGTTGCAGGTCCGGCAGTTCTCGCAGCCAGCGTCTCGCAAGTGGGCGCTCGTGGCACCGCTCCTGCGGCGGCAGCAGCGCGTGATGGCGGCCAAGTACCTGGCGGCGCTCCGCGGCGACTGA
- a CDS encoding HAD family hydrolase has protein sequence MEHHTVPTTVLWDIDGTLVLNAASPGNLYHLALERAVGRDLVLMVGHQHGRTDAGLIAEHVRAHDLDDALIPTVSRHLRDLTDERYGRGERRSPAPGAIALVRRFAELGWRNGLLTGNSAHRARVKLAGAGFDVDAFDWEHSYFGDEEVERTGVTSRAAAALAGTRAVIVGDTPRDGEAADAVGIPFAAVATGVYDVDALRGTSAVCVARDCLQDAGVLEETIAALQPLR, from the coding sequence ATGGAGCACCACACCGTCCCCACCACGGTGCTGTGGGACATCGACGGCACCCTCGTGTTGAACGCCGCGTCGCCGGGCAACCTCTACCACCTGGCGCTCGAGCGCGCCGTCGGCCGTGACCTCGTGCTGATGGTCGGGCACCAGCACGGCCGCACCGACGCCGGGCTCATCGCCGAGCACGTTCGCGCGCACGACCTCGACGACGCCCTCATCCCCACCGTGAGCCGTCACCTGCGCGACCTGACCGACGAGCGGTACGGCCGCGGTGAGCGCCGCTCCCCCGCACCGGGCGCGATCGCGCTGGTGCGCCGGTTCGCCGAGCTCGGGTGGCGGAACGGCCTGCTCACCGGGAACTCGGCGCACCGGGCACGGGTCAAGCTCGCCGGAGCCGGGTTCGACGTCGACGCCTTCGACTGGGAGCACTCGTACTTCGGTGACGAGGAGGTCGAGCGCACCGGGGTCACGTCGCGGGCCGCTGCGGCACTGGCCGGCACCCGCGCCGTCATCGTCGGGGACACTCCGCGGGACGGCGAGGCGGCCGACGCCGTGGGCATCCCGTTCGCGGCCGTCGCGACCGGGGTCTACGACGTCGACGCGCTGCGCGGCACGAGCGCGGTGTGCGTCGCGCGGGACTGTCTCCAGGACGCCGGTGTGCTCGAGGAGACGATCGCCGCACTGCAGCCCCTGCGCTGA
- the hemW gene encoding radical SAM family heme chaperone HemW, with translation MPSALPLADPAPADGLLTPGPGAGDVPFGVYVHVPFCRVRCGYCDFNTYTASELRGVRRDDYAGHAVQEIRWAAEVLERSGVPRRPVSTVFFGGGTPTMLPADDLVMILRAIDDTWGIVPGAEVTTEANPDSVDAESIATLQRGGFTRMSYGMQSAVPHVLATLDRTHDPERVPLVVDLAKQQGLDVSLDLIYSTPGESLADWRTSLDAALACAPDHVSAYSLIVEEGTAMGRMVARGELPAPDDDLAADMYELADRTLADAGYSWYEVSNWARTDGADGPATHASRHNLSYWKGHDWWGVGPGAHSAVAGTRWWNVKHPAAYANRVLSGDSPAAGRETLDADTRYVERVLLAARVRGELATAELGKEARGRVAGLIARGLVDGSAAVRGRIELTLQGRLLADAVVRELLD, from the coding sequence ATGCCGAGTGCTCTCCCGCTCGCCGACCCCGCACCCGCGGACGGCCTCCTCACCCCCGGTCCCGGCGCCGGCGACGTCCCCTTCGGGGTCTACGTGCACGTGCCCTTCTGCCGGGTGCGCTGCGGCTACTGCGACTTCAACACGTACACGGCGTCGGAGCTGCGTGGCGTGCGGCGCGACGACTACGCCGGGCACGCCGTGCAGGAGATCCGCTGGGCGGCGGAGGTGCTCGAGCGCTCAGGGGTCCCGCGCCGTCCCGTCTCGACGGTGTTCTTCGGCGGGGGCACGCCGACCATGCTGCCGGCCGACGACCTCGTGATGATCCTCCGCGCGATCGACGACACCTGGGGGATCGTCCCCGGGGCCGAGGTCACGACCGAGGCCAACCCGGACTCCGTCGACGCCGAGTCGATCGCGACCCTGCAGCGCGGCGGCTTCACGCGCATGAGCTACGGGATGCAGTCGGCGGTGCCGCACGTCCTCGCCACCCTCGACCGGACGCACGACCCCGAGCGCGTGCCGTTGGTGGTCGACCTGGCGAAGCAGCAGGGTCTCGACGTCAGCCTGGACCTCATCTACTCGACCCCGGGGGAGTCGCTCGCCGACTGGCGCACCTCGCTCGACGCCGCACTGGCCTGTGCACCGGACCACGTCTCCGCGTACTCGCTCATCGTCGAGGAGGGCACGGCGATGGGTCGGATGGTCGCGCGCGGTGAGCTGCCGGCCCCGGACGACGACCTGGCCGCGGACATGTACGAGCTCGCCGACCGGACCCTCGCCGACGCCGGGTACTCCTGGTACGAGGTGTCGAACTGGGCTCGCACCGACGGGGCGGACGGCCCCGCGACCCACGCGAGCCGGCACAACCTGTCCTACTGGAAGGGCCACGACTGGTGGGGCGTCGGCCCGGGCGCGCACTCGGCGGTCGCCGGCACCCGCTGGTGGAACGTCAAGCACCCGGCCGCGTACGCGAACCGGGTGCTGTCGGGGGATTCGCCGGCCGCCGGGCGCGAGACCCTGGACGCGGACACGCGGTACGTCGAGCGCGTGCTCCTCGCGGCGCGGGTCCGCGGCGAGCTCGCCACCGCGGAACTCGGCAAGGAGGCCCGTGGCCGTGTCGCCGGTCTCATCGCCCGAGGGCTCGTGGACGGATCGGCCGCGGTGCGGGGGCGGATCGAGCTGACGCTGCAGGGCCGGCTGCTCGCGGACGCGGTCGTCCGCGAGCTGCTCGACTGA